In Actinoplanes sp. NBC_00393, a single genomic region encodes these proteins:
- a CDS encoding helicase-associated domain-containing protein, which yields MPRQSLAVHLKTLTRQELTELLSARRDATLEPAPKTLLKLAERLLTPSSLAGAMSLLNLPQLQVTEAAAALGDGFTPVEMAALLGVPEKDLTGVLAELCALAVIWPQAGGYAAEHLTAVLPNPLGTGPRAGGLLFSLTMPQLRRIALTLGVPDERTKPAMIGALTSWLAVPENVRGLVAQAPARVRETLGRIARRPPGPFGMPGIMFGTPAEVPEWAVDRGLVVPSGWGDGQMPREVALALRAGDAGLFDPQPPAVDPAPVSAELVEREAAAAATDTLALITAVCGAVDQAPVALLKTGGLGVRELRRLAKASGQSEERTRFAIELITAGGLVSLSDAGVALAGPYDEFAAADPADQLLEVIQDWLQMPACPLSGVEERALYWSEDDEAALTELRSALLRTLGAALPSGQALDPVAAARQIVWHRPTAADIGPALDEFVDGVWREAHLLGLLAHGAVTELCRRILEGSAEAVRRQAATMVPEPRTTVLLQNDLTAVATGTPSAALLALLDEVADPESRSGAWTWRFSPGSVRRALDGGADPQELIRRLGEIAEGGRLPQPLTYLVNDVARRHGQVQVRPVGCCLCSEDEALLSEILATRSLKALQLVRLAPTVLASGKPQAETLVALRAAGYAPSSVRADGTPAIEVAKQRRPVVDSDPEEPAGYRLADPAKLARLLN from the coding sequence GTGCCTCGACAGTCGCTCGCCGTCCACCTGAAGACTTTGACCAGACAGGAGCTCACCGAGCTGCTGTCCGCCCGGCGCGACGCAACCCTGGAGCCGGCGCCGAAGACGCTGCTGAAGCTCGCCGAGCGGCTGCTCACGCCGAGTTCACTCGCGGGTGCGATGAGCCTGCTCAACCTGCCTCAACTGCAGGTGACGGAAGCGGCCGCGGCGCTCGGGGACGGGTTCACGCCGGTGGAGATGGCGGCGCTTCTAGGCGTACCGGAGAAGGATTTGACCGGCGTGCTCGCGGAACTCTGCGCGCTCGCGGTGATCTGGCCGCAGGCCGGCGGCTATGCCGCCGAGCATCTGACGGCGGTGTTGCCGAATCCGCTGGGTACCGGGCCGCGGGCTGGTGGGTTGCTGTTCTCGCTGACGATGCCGCAGCTGCGTCGCATCGCGCTGACCCTCGGGGTGCCGGACGAGCGCACCAAGCCGGCCATGATCGGTGCGCTGACGTCGTGGCTGGCGGTGCCGGAGAACGTGCGCGGCCTGGTCGCGCAGGCGCCGGCCCGGGTGCGTGAGACCCTCGGCCGGATCGCCCGGCGCCCGCCGGGGCCGTTCGGGATGCCGGGAATCATGTTCGGTACGCCGGCCGAGGTGCCGGAGTGGGCGGTCGACCGGGGCCTGGTGGTGCCGTCCGGCTGGGGCGACGGACAGATGCCGCGGGAGGTGGCGCTCGCCCTGCGGGCCGGAGACGCCGGGCTGTTCGATCCGCAGCCGCCGGCGGTGGATCCGGCGCCGGTCTCGGCCGAGCTGGTCGAACGGGAAGCGGCAGCCGCCGCGACCGACACCCTGGCGCTGATCACGGCGGTGTGCGGTGCGGTCGACCAGGCCCCGGTCGCGCTGCTCAAGACCGGTGGGCTCGGGGTGCGCGAGCTGCGGCGCCTCGCGAAGGCGTCGGGGCAGAGTGAGGAGCGCACGCGGTTCGCCATTGAGCTGATCACCGCGGGCGGTCTGGTCTCGCTGTCGGACGCAGGTGTCGCGCTGGCGGGTCCGTATGACGAGTTCGCGGCGGCGGACCCCGCGGACCAGTTGCTCGAGGTGATCCAGGACTGGCTGCAGATGCCCGCCTGCCCGCTGAGCGGTGTCGAGGAGCGAGCGCTGTACTGGAGCGAGGACGACGAGGCCGCGCTGACCGAGCTGCGATCGGCTCTGCTGCGGACGCTCGGCGCGGCGCTGCCGTCAGGTCAGGCCCTCGATCCCGTCGCCGCTGCTCGGCAGATCGTCTGGCACCGGCCCACGGCGGCGGACATCGGACCGGCGTTGGACGAGTTCGTCGACGGTGTCTGGCGGGAAGCGCATCTGCTGGGCCTGTTGGCGCACGGGGCTGTCACTGAGCTGTGCCGTCGGATCCTGGAGGGTTCGGCGGAGGCGGTTCGGCGGCAGGCCGCGACCATGGTGCCGGAGCCGCGTACGACGGTGCTGCTGCAGAACGATCTCACCGCGGTGGCGACGGGTACGCCGTCGGCTGCGCTGCTGGCGCTGCTCGACGAGGTGGCCGATCCGGAGTCGCGCAGCGGGGCTTGGACCTGGCGATTCTCCCCCGGCTCGGTGCGGCGTGCGCTCGACGGCGGCGCTGACCCGCAGGAGCTGATCAGGCGGTTGGGTGAGATCGCTGAGGGTGGGCGGTTGCCGCAGCCGCTGACGTACCTGGTCAATGATGTGGCGCGGCGGCACGGTCAGGTGCAGGTTCGGCCGGTGGGCTGCTGCCTGTGCAGCGAGGATGAGGCTCTGCTGAGCGAGATCCTGGCGACCCGGTCGCTCAAGGCTCTGCAGTTGGTGCGGCTGGCGCCGACGGTGCTGGCCAGCGGCAAGCCGCAGGCCGAGACGTTGGTCGCGCTGCGTGCCGCCGGTTACGCGCCTTCTTCGGTACGCGCGGACGGCACCCCGGCCATCGAGGTGGCGAAGCAGCGCCGTCCCGTCGTTGATTCCGATCCGGAGGAGCCGGCCGGATACCGGCTCGCTGATCCGGCGAAGCTCGCCCGGCTCCTGAACTGA
- a CDS encoding serine/threonine-protein kinase, translating into MQSVDGWRLLRLLGKGGQATVYLGEDPDGQLAAVKIFDLSNYTGDDLARRKAQLAREVESARKVPRLCTAHILDVGLDHDPPYIATEYIDGVTLFEKVDRDGPLTGADLDQLTAHTAEVLRATHAAGVIHRDFTPNNVMYRNGIGWVVIDFGIARIYDGLQTRTTARHGTPPYVAPEHFVGRKSPEVDIFAWASTMVFAATGHHAFDGESPAEVYQKILEVRPDLSDVPESLLPIIRRCLQRDPRARPTAEELVRHLRGELAVATRQAPPSDTPHTTIAEPPIAVIPRPRRLVAALLAIATLIPMSFLNSSGSTIGAPAESVPPAIEDVAASMPADMQQLILGWAGKACRHDSPEPDQSDKWTCENGPIDAYVIRYFDAAALDAARGDVERLQRASPKNVVWRAKTAVSSRGVRGPYIEYVVKIKDQDGGETAARAWFDDGGVLALIISTPLDINAADSRNRVFKACRSLGYRMVS; encoded by the coding sequence GTGCAGAGTGTCGATGGCTGGCGCCTGCTGCGATTGCTCGGGAAGGGCGGCCAAGCAACCGTCTATCTGGGCGAAGACCCCGACGGCCAATTGGCGGCCGTCAAGATCTTCGACCTCAGCAACTACACCGGGGATGACCTGGCCAGGCGAAAAGCCCAGCTGGCGAGGGAAGTGGAGAGCGCCCGGAAAGTACCGCGACTCTGCACGGCCCACATTCTCGACGTCGGATTGGACCATGACCCGCCGTACATCGCCACCGAGTACATCGATGGCGTGACCCTCTTCGAAAAGGTTGACCGAGACGGACCGCTCACGGGTGCGGACCTGGATCAGCTCACCGCGCACACCGCCGAGGTGCTGCGGGCCACCCATGCGGCCGGGGTCATCCACCGGGATTTCACTCCGAACAACGTCATGTACCGCAACGGCATCGGATGGGTGGTCATCGACTTCGGCATCGCCCGTATCTATGACGGCCTGCAGACCCGGACCACAGCCCGGCACGGCACTCCGCCTTACGTGGCTCCGGAGCACTTCGTGGGCCGGAAAAGTCCCGAGGTGGACATCTTCGCCTGGGCCTCCACCATGGTTTTCGCGGCTACCGGCCACCACGCTTTCGACGGCGAGTCACCCGCCGAGGTCTACCAGAAGATATTGGAGGTGCGGCCCGACCTGTCCGATGTCCCGGAAAGCCTCCTCCCGATCATCAGGCGTTGCCTGCAGCGGGATCCGCGGGCCCGGCCGACAGCCGAGGAACTGGTCAGACACCTGCGCGGAGAACTCGCGGTGGCAACGCGACAGGCGCCACCCTCGGATACCCCGCACACCACCATCGCCGAGCCTCCGATCGCCGTGATACCCCGGCCGAGGCGCCTGGTCGCTGCGTTACTGGCCATCGCCACGCTGATTCCGATGTCTTTCCTGAACAGTTCCGGCTCGACGATCGGCGCTCCGGCCGAAAGCGTGCCGCCCGCGATCGAAGACGTCGCGGCCAGCATGCCGGCCGACATGCAGCAGTTGATCCTCGGCTGGGCGGGCAAGGCGTGCCGGCACGATTCTCCGGAGCCCGACCAGTCGGACAAGTGGACGTGCGAGAACGGGCCGATCGACGCGTACGTCATTCGCTATTTCGACGCCGCGGCACTCGACGCCGCCCGCGGCGATGTGGAACGCCTGCAGCGCGCCTCGCCGAAGAATGTCGTCTGGCGGGCGAAAACCGCGGTGAGTTCCCGCGGCGTCCGCGGGCCGTACATCGAATACGTGGTGAAGATAAAGGACCAGGACGGCGGGGAGACGGCCGCCCGCGCCTGGTTCGACGACGGCGGCGTACTCGCTCTGATCATCAGCACGCCACTGGACATCAACGCGGCCGACTCCCGCAACCGGGTCTTCAAAGCCTGTAGATCGCTGGGGTACCGCATGGTGTCGTGA
- a CDS encoding YbaB/EbfC family nucleoid-associated protein: protein MRDIDAAEDWLDTWTAGVNDRAARAAQLARRVSDLTARARSHDGSITVVVGANGQVLDLELDDRLRELSRQILRVMREAQHRLNDQVARQVEETVGADSETGRAVLDAFARRFPEPDGR from the coding sequence ATGAGGGACATCGATGCGGCTGAGGATTGGCTCGACACCTGGACCGCCGGCGTCAACGACCGGGCCGCCCGCGCTGCCCAACTGGCACGGCGAGTGTCCGACCTGACCGCCCGGGCCCGCAGCCACGACGGCTCCATCACGGTGGTCGTCGGCGCCAACGGCCAGGTTCTCGACCTGGAACTCGACGACCGCCTCCGCGAGCTGAGCCGGCAGATCCTCCGGGTGATGCGCGAGGCCCAGCACCGGCTCAACGATCAGGTGGCCCGGCAGGTCGAGGAGACCGTCGGCGCTGACTCCGAGACCGGCCGGGCCGTCCTGGACGCCTTCGCCCGCCGATTCCCCGAACCCGATGGCCGCTGA